One Alkaliphilus sp. B6464 genomic window carries:
- a CDS encoding ATPase: MGNKGHIKRLLPGGNTSVGFYSYFKYIINPSEARKIYYFKGGPGVGKSYMMKKIGYELVDRGIDVEFHHCSAEPESIDAIVIPSIKVVLLDATSPHMDDPKYPGVTGTIVNLGEFINEEAIRKHKDSVVEATDDNKNIYVRVYKYLAAAKLIHDDIEWINSYAMDFNKVNKETIKLIKKYLVDIEDRNRIGKERHLFGSAYTLKGKLDFAETFIGIVEGIVYIKGADGTGKSTLLEKLSTTAIMKGYDVEIYHEPLVPQKIESIVIPELDLAFTTNSKFKDNQTVDLDEYINDEKIKKYGEELEYSNKVFNQLLNDVFSNLGKTNGVHDRMEKYYVPNVLHEGLNEVREKILGEIIDIAEEG; encoded by the coding sequence ATGGGAAATAAGGGACATATTAAAAGGTTATTACCAGGTGGAAATACATCTGTTGGATTTTATTCATATTTTAAATATATTATAAATCCAAGTGAAGCAAGAAAAATTTATTATTTTAAAGGTGGTCCTGGTGTAGGAAAGTCTTATATGATGAAAAAAATCGGGTATGAGTTAGTTGATAGAGGAATAGATGTAGAGTTTCACCACTGTTCTGCTGAGCCAGAATCTATTGATGCTATTGTTATACCAAGTATAAAAGTAGTTTTATTAGATGCTACATCTCCTCATATGGATGATCCAAAATACCCTGGAGTTACTGGAACAATAGTTAATCTAGGTGAATTTATAAATGAAGAAGCTATAAGAAAACATAAGGATAGTGTTGTAGAAGCTACAGACGATAATAAAAACATCTATGTTAGAGTATACAAGTATTTGGCAGCAGCAAAATTAATACATGATGATATTGAATGGATCAATAGCTATGCTATGGATTTTAATAAAGTTAATAAAGAGACTATTAAATTAATAAAAAAATATTTAGTAGATATTGAAGATAGAAATAGAATAGGTAAAGAGCGACACCTTTTTGGAAGTGCCTACACATTAAAAGGTAAATTAGATTTTGCAGAAACATTTATTGGTATAGTAGAAGGAATTGTTTATATAAAAGGTGCAGATGGGACAGGTAAATCTACATTATTAGAAAAGTTATCAACTACAGCTATAATGAAGGGATATGATGTAGAGATTTATCACGAACCATTAGTGCCTCAAAAAATAGAATCTATCGTTATTCCAGAGCTTGATTTAGCCTTTACTACAAATAGTAAGTTTAAGGATAACCAAACAGTAGATTTAGATGAATATATTAATGATGAAAAAATAAAAAAATATGGAGAAGAATTAGAGTATAGTAACAAAGTATTTAATCAACTATTAAATGATGTTTTTTCTAATTTAGGTAAAACTAATGGAGTTCATGATAGAATGGAAAAATATTATGTGCCTAATGTTTTACATGAAGGTCTAAATGAAGTGAGAGAAAAAATATTAGGAGAAATAATTGATATAGCTGAAGAAGGATAA
- a CDS encoding aldehyde dehydrogenase — MDYIKSIVEKQREHFYTGETKDINFRISQLKLLKEVIIKNEEKLLIALKNDLNKSAFEAYETEIGTVLMELNYTIKRLRSWIKPKKVKTPITSFSSKSYIYSEPYGVVLIIAPWNYPFQLAISPLIGAIAAGNCSIIKPSEYATNTSNIVKEIINNNFKDNFITVIEGGRDTNIKLLQQNLDYIFFTGSVSVGKAVMEEAAKNLTPITLELGGKSPCIVHSDADIKLAAKKIVWGKFLNAGQTCVAPDYLFVHKDIKHKLISCIIDTIKLFFGEEPRKSLDYGRIINQEHLGRLGELLKEGSIIVGGDIDKNEKYISPTIMENINWDNHIMKEEIFGPILPILEYSSLNEVITSIRNHGKPLALYLFTKCKGVEREVLEKLSFGGGCVNDTIMHLTSPHLPFGGVGSSGMGSYHGKASFDTFSHKKSILKSSSYLDIKLKYPPYGNKIKLLRNIIK, encoded by the coding sequence ATGGATTATATAAAGAGTATTGTAGAAAAGCAAAGAGAACATTTTTATACTGGAGAAACAAAGGATATCAATTTTAGAATAAGTCAACTTAAACTTTTAAAAGAAGTAATCATAAAAAATGAAGAAAAATTATTAATTGCATTAAAAAATGATTTAAATAAATCAGCATTTGAAGCCTATGAGACTGAAATAGGTACAGTTTTAATGGAACTTAATTATACAATTAAAAGGTTACGGTCTTGGATTAAGCCTAAAAAAGTAAAGACACCTATTACTAGTTTTTCGTCTAAAAGCTATATTTATTCAGAGCCCTATGGAGTAGTTTTAATTATAGCTCCATGGAATTATCCATTTCAACTAGCAATATCTCCACTAATTGGTGCTATTGCTGCTGGAAATTGTTCTATAATAAAGCCTTCGGAGTATGCGACAAATACCTCTAATATAGTTAAGGAAATCATTAATAATAATTTTAAAGATAATTTTATTACAGTAATTGAAGGTGGAAGGGATACCAATATAAAGCTGCTACAACAGAACTTGGACTATATATTCTTTACAGGAAGTGTTTCTGTTGGTAAGGCTGTTATGGAGGAAGCTGCTAAAAATCTAACTCCCATAACCCTAGAACTCGGAGGAAAAAGCCCATGTATTGTCCATAGTGATGCGGACATCAAATTAGCAGCAAAAAAAATTGTATGGGGGAAATTTTTAAATGCTGGGCAAACCTGCGTTGCGCCAGATTATTTATTTGTACATAAGGATATAAAGCATAAATTGATTAGCTGTATTATAGATACAATTAAGTTGTTTTTTGGAGAGGAACCTAGGAAAAGTCTAGACTATGGCAGAATTATAAACCAAGAACATTTAGGTAGATTAGGAGAACTGCTAAAAGAAGGCAGTATTATTGTAGGTGGAGATATAGATAAAAATGAAAAGTATATTTCTCCTACCATAATGGAAAATATAAATTGGGACAATCATATTATGAAGGAAGAAATATTTGGCCCTATTTTGCCAATACTAGAATATAGTTCATTAAATGAGGTTATTACTAGTATTAGAAATCATGGGAAACCACTGGCTCTTTATTTATTTACTAAATGTAAGGGGGTTGAAAGAGAAGTATTAGAAAAGCTTTCATTTGGTGGTGGATGTGTAAATGATACTATAATGCATCTAACTTCTCCACATCTCCCATTTGGTGGTGTGGGATCTAGTGGTATGGGATCTTATCATGGAAAAGCTAGTTTCGATACTTTTAGTCATAAAAAGAGTATTTTAAAAAGCAGTTCTTATCTTGATATAAAGTTAAAATATCCTCCTTATGGAAATAAAATTAAATTATTACGCAATATTATTAAGTAG
- the rpsT gene encoding 30S ribosomal protein S20, translated as MANIKSAQKRILVIAKKTAQNRMIKSQLKTAIRRFEEALAAENYEEAKTRLRLVEKKLHQAAAKGTIHKAKASRKVSRLAQKLNKAI; from the coding sequence TTGGCAAATATCAAATCTGCACAAAAAAGAATTTTAGTTATTGCTAAGAAAACAGCACAAAATAGAATGATCAAATCACAACTTAAGACTGCAATCAGAAGATTTGAAGAAGCTTTAGCCGCTGAAAACTATGAAGAAGCAAAAACAAGATTAAGACTTGTTGAGAAAAAACTTCATCAAGCTGCTGCTAAAGGAACTATTCATAAGGCTAAGGCGTCAAGAAAAGTTTCTAGACTTGCTCAAAAATTAAACAAAGCAATATAA
- a CDS encoding tetratricopeptide repeat protein, with the protein MKLNIFFASNIERIEFLNKQLNIKQINNIDNQILFSEIDGLDSLKFKNNFGKIPGYWIETDFSKTKSGKELYARLISIVPADKRNNNVFYPITNDLSLRELHIGWTNKYNFSIKDSCKDKWSLFFKELKSHMKYERMDIVFSGLNLALKYNPFFLKKYRRYYLFEELAYYYEEEGNLTKAIKCLRLQGMLNPKSIEPYLNMSSFYIINGLEEDAIQVCKEGLKKSPQDQYLISNLIIALSNIGNHSFALIFLRKALENDNENKLLWKLMGNIYYEIENNKDAIKCYKMALSIKQGNDEDVPGFYADLYSAIGACYSEEEKYDDAVKYYKKVLIYNRNDTYTLLSLSQIYFYYLKDMEIAFKYTKLLVDQVPDSGFGQYQLGLIYFDQGNLEKSRWHLYKARRLMPNYGPVHDAIDILKKSSDLAKY; encoded by the coding sequence ATGAAGTTGAATATATTCTTTGCAAGTAATATAGAGAGAATTGAATTTTTAAATAAACAATTAAATATTAAACAAATAAATAATATTGACAATCAAATTTTATTTTCTGAAATAGATGGATTGGATAGTTTAAAATTTAAAAATAACTTTGGAAAAATTCCAGGATATTGGATAGAAACAGATTTTAGTAAAACTAAAAGTGGCAAGGAGTTATATGCTCGTTTAATAAGTATAGTTCCTGCTGATAAACGAAATAACAATGTTTTTTATCCTATAACGAATGATTTATCTCTAAGAGAACTACATATTGGTTGGACAAATAAATATAATTTTTCTATAAAAGATTCATGTAAAGATAAATGGAGCTTGTTTTTTAAAGAGTTGAAAAGTCATATGAAATATGAACGTATGGATATTGTGTTTTCAGGATTAAATTTAGCACTAAAATATAACCCATTTTTTTTAAAAAAGTATAGAAGGTATTATTTATTCGAAGAATTAGCCTACTACTATGAAGAAGAAGGAAACTTAACGAAAGCAATTAAATGTTTACGGTTACAAGGTATGTTGAATCCAAAATCAATAGAACCCTATTTAAATATGAGCAGTTTTTATATTATCAATGGTTTAGAGGAAGATGCTATTCAAGTATGTAAAGAAGGTTTGAAGAAAAGTCCACAAGATCAATATTTAATAAGTAATCTGATTATTGCACTTAGTAATATAGGAAACCATAGTTTTGCTCTTATATTTCTAAGAAAAGCATTAGAAAATGACAATGAAAACAAATTACTCTGGAAACTAATGGGCAATATATATTATGAAATTGAGAACAACAAAGATGCCATTAAATGTTATAAAATGGCATTAAGTATAAAACAAGGTAATGATGAGGACGTGCCTGGTTTTTATGCTGACCTATATAGTGCTATTGGAGCTTGTTATTCCGAGGAAGAAAAATATGATGATGCGGTTAAATATTATAAGAAGGTATTAATCTATAATAGGAATGATACATATACACTTCTGAGTCTTTCTCAAATCTATTTCTACTACTTAAAGGATATGGAGATTGCTTTTAAATATACTAAATTACTGGTAGATCAAGTTCCAGATAGTGGGTTTGGCCAATATCAATTAGGGCTTATATATTTTGATCAGGGGAACTTAGAAAAATCTAGATGGCACCTATACAAGGCTCGTCGTTTAATGCCTAATTATGGACCTGTCCACGATGCCATTGATATACTAAAAAAAAGTAGCGATTTAGCTAAGTATTAA
- a CDS encoding ComEC/Rec2 family competence protein yields the protein MKRPFISLCISLLIGIVGAYLLNYSISIYYVLYATIIALVVLLFYERVFAIFILLTVVTLGAYLYGQSIAGDILLNSAPLNTVINVKVLKEGSVKKGFSEYEVEILSLSTDKINKNVKVNKNAQLKIYQSLGRESVLNVDDIIEIDNTRVIKLLQNMNVGKSNSYELFLKSKGIEYILEVNSENIKFNSNSYCKPIGIRHISYRMKIYLEDFLDSTLDFENSNILKSIVFGNQGYLSKDKLSVFSKTGTAHIMAVSGLHVGLIVIVVDRFLKLIKIARNNRLYFIVAILIFYAYMVYFPVSIVRAGIMYILYVIAYFLQRRYDGINALFFIAFILLIYRPMTIFSISFQLSFIATLSILLLNPIFNEKLSKKIGFVGTLLSVTLAAQIGTLPIMAYHFKQISIISLLTNLLIVPILGPMLSIVFVSVLFGTISFRLGYLINQITNQLLNYINWISTKCAIIPYGSFEINEVKLTYIFGYYIILAIIYFIYKQKEKSNFKEEGLVNTYEL from the coding sequence TTGAAACGACCCTTTATCTCTTTATGTATTTCTCTTTTAATCGGAATTGTAGGTGCTTATTTATTAAACTATTCTATTTCTATATATTATGTACTATACGCTACTATAATAGCTTTAGTAGTGCTTTTGTTTTATGAAAGGGTATTTGCAATTTTTATTTTATTAACAGTTGTCACTTTAGGAGCATATCTTTATGGACAAAGTATAGCAGGAGATATACTGTTAAATTCTGCCCCCTTAAATACCGTAATAAATGTAAAAGTTTTAAAAGAAGGTTCTGTTAAAAAGGGTTTTAGTGAATATGAAGTAGAGATACTAAGTTTATCTACAGATAAAATAAATAAAAATGTTAAAGTGAATAAAAATGCACAATTAAAAATATATCAGTCTTTAGGAAGGGAATCTGTACTTAATGTAGATGATATAATTGAAATTGACAATACAAGAGTTATTAAGCTACTTCAGAATATGAATGTTGGTAAGTCAAATAGTTATGAACTTTTTTTAAAGAGTAAAGGTATTGAGTACATATTAGAAGTAAACTCTGAAAATATAAAATTTAATAGTAATTCATATTGTAAACCTATAGGCATAAGACATATAAGTTATAGAATGAAAATTTATTTGGAGGATTTCTTAGATAGTACTTTAGATTTTGAAAATAGCAATATATTAAAAAGTATTGTTTTTGGTAATCAAGGATACTTATCAAAGGATAAACTTAGTGTATTTTCTAAAACTGGAACAGCACATATAATGGCTGTTTCAGGACTACATGTTGGATTAATAGTGATAGTAGTAGATAGATTTTTAAAATTAATAAAGATTGCCAGGAATAATAGACTATATTTTATTGTCGCCATTTTAATTTTTTACGCATACATGGTTTATTTTCCTGTATCTATAGTAAGGGCAGGGATTATGTACATTTTATATGTTATTGCATATTTTTTACAAAGAAGGTATGACGGTATAAATGCTTTGTTTTTTATTGCTTTTATATTGTTAATTTATCGTCCGATGACTATTTTCTCTATTTCTTTTCAACTATCTTTTATTGCTACTTTAAGTATCTTATTATTAAACCCTATTTTTAATGAAAAACTAAGCAAAAAGATAGGGTTCGTAGGTACATTACTATCAGTCACATTGGCAGCTCAAATAGGAACTTTACCTATTATGGCATATCATTTTAAACAAATATCAATAATATCATTATTAACGAACCTCCTAATTGTACCTATATTAGGTCCTATGCTATCGATAGTATTTGTAAGTGTTTTATTTGGAACTATATCATTTAGGCTAGGTTATTTAATAAATCAAATAACTAATCAGCTTTTAAATTATATAAATTGGATTTCTACAAAATGTGCTATAATACCCTATGGAAGTTTCGAAATTAATGAAGTAAAACTCACATATATATTTGGATACTATATAATACTTGCAATTATTTATTTTATATATAAACAAAAAGAAAAGAGCAACTTTAAGGAAGAAGGGTTAGTGAATACATATGAGTTATAA
- a CDS encoding ABC transporter ATP-binding protein: MKKIIISENIVKSFGEGDEKRNVLDGVSVEINEGEFVAVMGSSGSGKSTLMFALSGMDGVDSGKVVFDGRDLSELKENELSDMRRRKMGFVFQQPTMLKNLNILDNIILPTMRDNRKNATKIIEKARTLMKNTDIAELEKRDITQVSGGQLQRVGICRALMSNPKVIFGDEPTGALNSKSAQEIMSIFSEINGEGTTVMLVTHDAKVAAWTERIMFMRDGKIVSEMRLPKFSGTNIDDSRMKKVTEKMREIGV; this comes from the coding sequence ATGAAGAAGATTATTATCAGTGAAAATATAGTGAAATCATTCGGCGAGGGCGATGAAAAGCGCAATGTTCTCGACGGAGTGTCCGTTGAAATAAACGAAGGGGAGTTTGTTGCGGTCATGGGATCTTCAGGCTCGGGAAAATCGACACTGATGTTTGCCCTGAGCGGAATGGACGGAGTTGATAGCGGAAAGGTTGTTTTTGACGGTAGGGATTTATCGGAACTCAAGGAAAATGAGCTTTCAGATATGCGCAGAAGAAAAATGGGATTTGTTTTTCAGCAGCCGACAATGCTTAAAAATCTAAATATTCTCGACAACATCATCCTTCCCACAATGCGGGACAACAGAAAAAACGCTACGAAAATTATTGAAAAAGCAAGAACGCTTATGAAAAACACGGACATTGCGGAACTGGAAAAACGTGATATTACACAGGTTTCGGGAGGACAGCTTCAGCGAGTGGGAATATGCCGCGCACTTATGAGCAATCCGAAAGTTATTTTCGGTGACGAGCCAACTGGCGCGCTTAACTCAAAATCTGCACAGGAGATTATGAGCATCTTTTCCGAAATCAACGGGGAAGGTACTACGGTTATGCTTGTAACTCATGATGCAAAGGTGGCGGCGTGGACAGAGCGTATTATGTTTATGCGCGACGGAAAAATCGTGAGCGAAATGCGACTTCCGAAATTCAGCGGTACAAATATTGACGACAGCAGGATGAAAAAAGTCACAGAGAAAATGCGGGAAATAGGAGTATAA
- a CDS encoding ComEC/Rec2 family competence protein produces the protein MKSTNKLKFTSLLILLLFVVFFTLTACEKSLSGVLSIHMIDVGQGESILIITPNNKTILIDAGEQSEGRRVKAYLTKNRINKIDLIIGTHPHSDHIGGLSEIIKNFEVEKIIMPKKLHTSATFEKLLTTIESKGLTISTPQQNKLVEFDENIKLHFLGPIKDYGDNLNLWSIVFRLDYMDKSFLFTGDIEEEAEIDLINTYDKAVLRANVLNVGHHGSNTSTSKQFLDYVNPEIALISLGNDNPYGHPHREVIKRLEEASAFIYRTDLQGTVILLSDGIEIWSNQVPSNKKDSFQKLP, from the coding sequence ATGAAATCTACTAATAAACTTAAGTTTACTAGCCTACTCATTTTACTATTATTTGTAGTTTTCTTCACGTTAACCGCTTGTGAGAAATCATTGTCTGGTGTTCTCTCCATTCATATGATTGATGTGGGTCAAGGGGAGAGTATTTTAATAATTACACCTAATAATAAAACAATTTTAATAGATGCGGGTGAACAATCTGAAGGGAGAAGGGTAAAAGCCTACTTGACCAAAAATCGAATAAATAAAATTGATTTGATTATAGGTACACATCCCCACTCTGATCATATAGGGGGATTATCAGAAATTATCAAAAATTTCGAAGTAGAAAAAATTATTATGCCTAAAAAGCTCCACACCAGTGCAACCTTTGAAAAATTACTTACTACTATTGAGTCTAAAGGACTTACCATTAGCACACCACAACAAAATAAACTTGTTGAATTTGATGAAAATATTAAATTACATTTTTTAGGCCCAATAAAAGACTACGGGGATAATTTAAACCTATGGAGTATAGTTTTTAGGCTAGACTACATGGATAAGTCCTTTTTATTTACTGGAGACATAGAGGAAGAAGCAGAAATTGACTTAATTAATACATATGATAAAGCAGTCTTAAGAGCTAATGTATTAAATGTAGGTCATCATGGAAGTAACACTTCAACTTCTAAGCAGTTTTTAGACTATGTTAACCCTGAAATTGCACTTATTTCACTTGGAAACGATAACCCCTATGGGCACCCCCATAGGGAAGTTATAAAACGTTTAGAAGAAGCTAGTGCATTTATTTACCGTACAGATCTTCAAGGGACTGTTATTCTATTGAGCGATGGCATAGAAATTTGGTCTAATCAAGTTCCATCTAACAAAAAAGATAGTTTTCAAAAACTTCCTTAG
- the holA gene encoding DNA polymerase III subunit delta, whose product MSYKEIMNSIKKDEIKSIYLFYGEEIYLINNALETLKERIVDPSLDQLNFTILGGKEISVEKIVDACETLPFMAEKKLIYVNGLDIFQGRSKVFSEEQEKYITEYIKQIPESTTIVFYGVSSVDTRRKIVKEIKKYGDIIEFAKLSEEEFNKWIKKIFKTYGKSIGSKEIAYLKSNLDYLGRNASQSLLDVENEIKKVIAFMGEETELEEIHIEKILSSSFQNDIFKLLDSIEKRNASESIKRLNYILEDGEPTLKILTTLGNQIKNILSAKLLLEEGYSSKMIASKLGIHPFVASKCATQSKQFTIEGLKKLLNKFLEVDIMIKTGKIDEKIIVEMLVMEMSK is encoded by the coding sequence ATGAGTTATAAAGAAATAATGAATTCTATTAAAAAGGATGAAATTAAAAGTATATATTTATTTTATGGTGAGGAAATTTATCTAATCAATAATGCCTTGGAAACATTGAAAGAGAGAATAGTTGATCCTAGTTTGGACCAGCTTAACTTTACAATCCTTGGAGGTAAAGAAATCAGTGTTGAAAAGATAGTAGATGCATGTGAGACACTGCCATTTATGGCAGAAAAAAAATTGATATATGTAAATGGCTTGGATATTTTTCAAGGAAGGTCTAAGGTTTTCTCTGAAGAACAGGAAAAATATATTACTGAATATATTAAACAAATACCTGAAAGCACAACTATTGTTTTTTATGGTGTTTCATCTGTGGATACTAGAAGAAAAATTGTAAAAGAAATTAAAAAATACGGTGATATAATAGAGTTCGCAAAACTTAGTGAAGAAGAATTTAATAAATGGATTAAAAAGATATTTAAAACTTATGGTAAGTCTATAGGGTCTAAGGAGATAGCATACCTTAAGAGTAATCTGGATTATTTGGGTAGAAACGCATCTCAGAGTCTGCTAGATGTGGAAAATGAAATAAAAAAGGTTATAGCATTTATGGGAGAAGAAACAGAACTTGAAGAGATTCACATAGAAAAAATATTAAGCTCAAGTTTTCAGAATGATATATTTAAGCTATTAGATTCCATTGAAAAGCGTAATGCTTCTGAGTCTATTAAAAGATTAAATTATATATTGGAAGATGGAGAGCCTACTTTAAAAATATTAACTACATTAGGGAATCAAATTAAAAATATACTTTCGGCGAAGCTATTACTGGAAGAAGGTTACTCTAGTAAAATGATAGCATCTAAATTAGGTATACATCCATTTGTAGCATCTAAGTGTGCCACACAAAGCAAACAATTTACTATAGAAGGTCTAAAGAAGCTTTTAAATAAATTTTTGGAAGTAGATATAATGATCAAAACAGGGAAGATAGATGAAAAAATAATTGTGGAAATGTTGGTTATGGAAATGTCTAAATAA
- a CDS encoding DEAD/DEAH box helicase — MKEIQFEDLNIKKEILKGILELGYEVPTPIQAQAIPKLYDGEDIIGQAQTGTGKTAAFGIPMLEKINPQQKTPQILILAPTRELSMQVADEIRKFSKYLSGSKSLAIYGGQPIDRQIKALKQGVQVVVGTPGRLLDHIRRKTLRLDQVTGVVLDEADQMLDMGFLDDIEAILQETPETRQTVMFSATMPKEIEQIARKYMKNPKKVKVVHKELTVPKISQYYFEVRPHEKLDALCRILDMENSELGIIFCRTKKGVDELVESLQSRGHSVEGIHGDLKQSQRDRVMKKFRDGTLDLLIATDVAARGIDVDDIDLVINYDIPEDFEYYVHRIGRTGRAGREGLAYTLVTGKQIRTLKALEAYIKGKIKRKPIPTINDIVEKKKELIGKEIIGNIEKGGLSEYANLVEELSEDYNSIDVAAALLKMIMSQNETDAFETAKNITERKTRVEGNMVRMFVNIGKKHGAKPGDILGAISGESGISGDLVGVIDMYDKFTFVEVPEQIADRVLESMNRNRIKGRKINMEPANKK, encoded by the coding sequence ATGAAAGAAATACAATTTGAAGATTTAAACATTAAGAAAGAAATTTTAAAGGGGATTCTAGAGCTAGGCTATGAAGTTCCAACGCCTATACAGGCGCAGGCTATTCCAAAGCTTTATGATGGAGAAGATATTATTGGACAAGCTCAAACTGGGACAGGAAAAACAGCTGCCTTTGGTATTCCAATGCTTGAAAAAATTAATCCTCAACAAAAAACACCACAAATATTAATTTTAGCACCGACAAGAGAACTTTCAATGCAGGTTGCGGATGAAATAAGAAAGTTTTCTAAATATTTAAGCGGATCAAAATCCCTTGCTATATATGGAGGACAACCTATCGATAGACAGATTAAAGCATTAAAACAGGGAGTTCAAGTTGTTGTAGGAACACCTGGAAGATTATTAGATCATATTAGAAGAAAAACTCTAAGACTTGATCAAGTTACTGGAGTAGTATTAGATGAAGCAGATCAAATGCTAGATATGGGATTTTTAGATGATATAGAAGCAATACTTCAAGAAACTCCAGAAACAAGACAAACAGTAATGTTTTCTGCTACAATGCCAAAAGAAATAGAACAAATTGCAAGAAAATATATGAAAAATCCTAAAAAGGTAAAGGTAGTTCACAAAGAGCTTACCGTACCTAAAATTTCTCAATATTACTTCGAAGTTAGACCACATGAGAAACTAGATGCATTATGTAGAATATTAGATATGGAAAACTCTGAGCTTGGAATTATATTCTGCAGAACTAAAAAAGGTGTGGATGAACTAGTAGAGAGTCTTCAAAGCAGAGGACATTCCGTAGAAGGTATTCATGGAGACTTAAAACAAAGCCAGAGAGATAGAGTTATGAAGAAATTTAGAGATGGCACTCTTGATCTTTTAATTGCAACAGATGTTGCAGCAAGAGGAATAGATGTAGATGATATTGATTTAGTTATTAACTATGATATTCCTGAAGACTTTGAATATTATGTACACCGTATTGGTCGTACTGGTAGAGCGGGAAGAGAAGGTCTTGCATATACACTAGTTACTGGAAAGCAAATACGAACATTAAAAGCTTTAGAAGCTTATATTAAAGGAAAAATAAAAAGAAAACCGATCCCAACTATCAATGATATAGTAGAAAAGAAAAAAGAGTTGATTGGTAAAGAGATTATTGGAAATATCGAAAAAGGTGGTCTTTCAGAATATGCTAACTTAGTTGAAGAACTATCTGAAGACTATAATTCTATCGATGTAGCTGCTGCTTTATTAAAAATGATAATGAGTCAAAATGAGACAGACGCATTTGAAACAGCTAAGAATATTACAGAAAGAAAAACTAGAGTTGAGGGCAATATGGTTAGAATGTTTGTTAATATTGGTAAAAAACATGGAGCCAAGCCAGGAGATATATTAGGAGCAATTAGCGGCGAAAGTGGAATAAGTGGAGATCTTGTTGGGGTAATAGATATGTACGACAAGTTTACATTCGTTGAAGTGCCTGAGCAAATTGCAGATAGAGTATTAGAATCTATGAATAGAAATAGAATTAAGGGCAGAAAAATAAATATGGAGCCAGCTAACAAGAAATAA